The following are encoded in a window of Mycobacteroides chelonae CCUG 47445 genomic DNA:
- a CDS encoding tyrosine-type recombinase/integrase, with translation MRNGRIQASYLGENGTRYYAAHTFGAKIDAEGWLADERKLIEMGEWSPPDTRALARAAASVTLREYSEQWLPHRDLAPKTRALYRDLLKGRILPDLGDNAMRDISSQDVRVWWAELSNKATPTRNTHAYQLLKTMFNTALADRVVSENPCQSKVAGRPPKPRTVESLTPVELQKVAEACPEEYRVAVSVASWCGLRFGELIELRRKDIHSSKSSTIIKVRRQATRVDNKLVVGPPKTDAGVRDVTVPPHVAKLLGEHMSRYTGRGPEAFVFTTTRGQRLSATAFTKSVKKGFASVGKPGMRVHDLRHVGATMAAQAGATTKELMARIGHSSVNASMRYQIAAQDRDRQIAEALSRMAEA, from the coding sequence ATGCGGAATGGGCGCATCCAAGCGTCGTACCTCGGAGAGAACGGCACAAGGTACTACGCAGCCCACACGTTCGGCGCAAAAATTGATGCCGAGGGCTGGCTGGCGGACGAGCGCAAGCTGATCGAAATGGGGGAGTGGTCACCGCCAGATACCCGAGCGTTGGCAAGAGCTGCGGCCTCGGTCACACTGCGCGAATATTCGGAGCAGTGGCTCCCTCATCGTGATCTTGCGCCCAAGACTCGTGCGCTCTACCGCGATCTACTCAAGGGGCGCATACTGCCGGATCTGGGTGACAACGCTATGCGGGACATTAGTTCGCAGGATGTCAGGGTGTGGTGGGCCGAACTATCGAACAAGGCAACGCCAACTCGGAACACTCATGCCTACCAGCTCCTCAAGACGATGTTCAACACTGCCCTAGCCGACCGCGTAGTTTCCGAGAACCCTTGCCAGAGCAAGGTTGCCGGTAGACCGCCGAAGCCCCGGACTGTCGAGTCACTGACTCCCGTCGAGCTGCAGAAGGTCGCTGAAGCATGCCCGGAAGAGTATCGAGTTGCCGTCTCGGTGGCGTCGTGGTGTGGCCTGCGCTTTGGAGAATTAATTGAATTGCGCCGCAAAGATATTCACTCTTCGAAGAGTTCGACGATTATCAAAGTGCGCCGACAGGCAACGCGTGTTGACAACAAGCTCGTTGTTGGCCCGCCGAAAACCGACGCAGGTGTCCGTGATGTCACGGTTCCTCCACACGTCGCGAAACTTCTTGGAGAACACATGTCGCGCTACACAGGGCGCGGCCCGGAGGCGTTCGTCTTTACTACAACTCGCGGTCAAAGGCTTTCGGCAACCGCATTCACGAAGTCAGTCAAGAAGGGTTTTGCTTCGGTGGGTAAGCCCGGCATGCGCGTTCATGACCTTCGGCATGTAGGGGCAACCATGGCCGCGCAAGCTGGGGCGACGACGAAGGAACTGATGGCAAGGATTGGTCATTCCAGCGTTAACGCGAGCATGCGGTATCAGATCGCAGCGCAAGACCGCGACCGGCAGATCGCGGAGGCGTTGTCCCGCATGGCAGAGGCATAG
- a CDS encoding AAA family ATPase: MNDTDIITGDEVTFHNNPQIVLPEGITYGRAKEILERMQDEAESVQQTSRTYQFRPFDGAVATSRVMKRMFGITIGAPSGGGFFSPPEPPETRTVQISATETLEVPWGNVYLPSVDNRTLVTVGGKRDRDNGIVTHVTVITAKKNAKIAREFLDAIGEELKTNSIYRGKAIVGTEEPEFLNLATIVPSEIVFSDEVMSTLEGTLWSVIRHRKALKGEGVRIKRALLLEGPYGTGKTSAGQLTALEAVQNGWTFIAARPGDDINDVLRTAKLYQPAVVFIEDVDNQTSTSDVDQVSKLLETFDGVTSKGSEVALLMTTNHFERIHKGMLRPGRIDAVVEVAALDRNGVERLIKAVVATERLADDVNYDKVYEAMTIQLGDGVVVGFYPAFVREALERAKTFAIGRLNGGTNYKLGTTDLVGAAVSLHNQLKAQFEAEEGIATPTIDDQIQNLMTDFEIRDYDNDYVGTLKLKKS, translated from the coding sequence ATGAACGATACCGACATCATCACCGGTGATGAGGTTACCTTTCACAACAACCCGCAGATCGTTCTGCCGGAAGGCATTACATACGGCCGCGCCAAGGAGATCCTGGAGCGCATGCAGGACGAGGCCGAGTCGGTGCAACAGACCAGCCGTACCTACCAGTTCCGCCCGTTTGACGGCGCGGTCGCCACCTCTCGGGTGATGAAGCGCATGTTCGGTATCACCATCGGCGCTCCGAGCGGTGGCGGTTTCTTCTCTCCACCCGAGCCCCCGGAAACCCGCACGGTGCAGATTTCCGCAACGGAGACCCTGGAAGTTCCATGGGGCAACGTCTACCTGCCCAGCGTTGATAACCGGACGTTGGTCACCGTGGGCGGCAAGCGCGATCGCGACAACGGAATCGTCACTCATGTCACCGTCATCACCGCGAAGAAGAACGCCAAGATCGCGCGTGAGTTCCTGGATGCGATCGGTGAGGAGCTGAAAACCAACTCGATCTATCGCGGCAAGGCGATTGTCGGCACCGAGGAACCTGAGTTCCTGAACCTCGCGACCATCGTACCGAGTGAGATCGTCTTCTCCGACGAAGTGATGAGCACACTGGAAGGCACTCTGTGGTCGGTGATTCGGCACCGCAAGGCGCTCAAAGGCGAGGGTGTGCGCATCAAGCGCGCGCTGCTGCTGGAGGGGCCGTACGGTACCGGGAAGACCTCGGCCGGTCAGCTCACCGCGCTGGAGGCTGTCCAGAACGGTTGGACCTTCATCGCTGCACGGCCGGGCGATGACATCAACGATGTGCTCCGCACGGCGAAGTTGTACCAGCCCGCGGTGGTCTTCATCGAGGATGTGGACAACCAGACATCGACCAGCGACGTGGATCAGGTGTCCAAGCTGCTGGAGACCTTCGATGGTGTGACATCCAAGGGGTCCGAGGTCGCACTTCTGATGACTACCAACCACTTTGAGCGCATCCACAAGGGCATGCTCCGTCCCGGTCGCATCGATGCAGTGGTGGAGGTCGCGGCGCTGGACCGCAACGGTGTTGAGCGTCTGATCAAGGCCGTCGTCGCAACCGAGCGTCTTGCAGATGACGTGAACTACGACAAGGTCTATGAGGCGATGACCATCCAGCTTGGTGATGGTGTGGTGGTCGGTTTCTATCCGGCGTTCGTGCGCGAGGCTCTGGAGCGAGCCAAGACGTTCGCGATCGGTCGGCTCAATGGTGGAACCAACTACAAGCTGGGTACCACCGATCTGGTTGGCGCAGCAGTGTCGCTACATAACCAGCTCAAGGCGCAGTTTGAGGCCGAAGAGGGCATCGCCACGCCGACCATTGACGATCAGATCCAGAACCTCATGACGGACTTCGAGATTCGGGATTACGACAATGATTACGTCGGTACCTTGAAGCTCAAGAAGAGCTGA
- a CDS encoding LppA family lipoprotein: protein METPYKPTDPTDATKAAANLAALPSLEETHTQLTSLIEEIGAQVTAITPELTWKWNREPSRGGCNPPYEQSQGELILMPNYISSTPIPEEHWRQIFEIAKKAAAALGATSVETLQDSPNNHDVRLYNETGTAVRIGSQKAALISGSTGCRLPAAKK, encoded by the coding sequence ATGGAGACCCCTTACAAGCCAACCGATCCCACCGATGCGACAAAGGCAGCAGCCAATCTCGCAGCCTTGCCATCGCTTGAAGAAACCCACACTCAACTTACTTCGTTAATCGAGGAGATCGGAGCGCAGGTTACAGCCATCACGCCAGAACTAACTTGGAAGTGGAACCGCGAGCCAAGCCGTGGTGGATGCAACCCTCCATACGAGCAATCACAAGGAGAGCTAATCCTGATGCCGAACTACATATCGAGTACCCCGATCCCTGAAGAACACTGGCGACAGATCTTCGAGATCGCCAAGAAGGCAGCAGCAGCACTCGGCGCAACCAGCGTAGAAACCCTCCAGGACTCACCGAACAATCACGATGTCCGGTTGTACAACGAGACCGGGACTGCAGTAAGAATCGGCTCCCAGAAAGCAGCCCTGATTTCCGGCAGCACAGGCTGCCGTCTGCCCGCAGCAAAGAAGTAA
- a CDS encoding YbaB/EbfC family nucleoid-associated protein: MNPEAGLDDLMRTAAQVNQSVAQVRGHGESAGGWVKIEVIGDGAISNMYLDDRARTMPAHELGRAIREAQRIAIADALKQIQQIQAQITENSYVSMIFNHLQSSPSRATETPATPRIEGVPRITRGMTEDEMDASQEAFNFDPLGRRNRRS; the protein is encoded by the coding sequence ATGAATCCCGAAGCTGGCCTTGATGACTTGATGCGGACCGCCGCTCAGGTCAATCAATCTGTCGCACAGGTACGCGGTCACGGCGAATCGGCAGGAGGATGGGTCAAGATCGAGGTCATCGGCGACGGCGCAATCAGCAACATGTATCTCGATGACCGAGCCAGGACAATGCCTGCGCATGAGTTAGGGCGAGCCATCCGCGAAGCACAGCGTATCGCAATCGCCGATGCGCTGAAACAGATACAACAGATCCAGGCTCAAATTACTGAAAACTCCTACGTATCAATGATTTTTAATCACTTACAGTCATCTCCTTCTCGCGCTACCGAAACACCGGCTACGCCGCGAATCGAAGGTGTGCCGCGTATAACCAGAGGCATGACGGAGGATGAGATGGACGCATCCCAAGAAGCTTTCAATTTCGACCCTCTTGGGCGACGGAACCGGCGCTCGTAA
- a CDS encoding alpha/beta hydrolase has protein sequence MVLISQLRAMKPELVTTAAYDLAQVKESFKAQLDTMKYNVQSATADWKGEAAAAASIKTLTEHLAGTHIVDAITSQEQAIKDGVRALSSARTNALGTADDAMGTGCTVSDDGHVKAPDLKYVVTDPTAYLLLQNQANEKAKAFEARLIPALHLFDELDTAAEAAINGEIAEMESLIRDPDATPASTLADDILNGKAKPPEDAKAFKDWWNSLSEGEKNEMYVHDQYIGNNDNMPTVDRDRFNRMKLDDELGRATTAAAQVDALKAQHPDWAAGKNIPETMVGGISKDRMDYEAWQRQLGDATHRAKYLPDLQATDKAVRDKPDRYLMVMDTQAGRQAHAAVANGNPDTADHVSVTTPGINTTVRDAIGGMSDEGMNLRNEAGKQLDLAGRSNESVATVAWIGYDPPQINDKQGLGDNATGAWEVMHDEQAKDGARSLARFYDGLANTHQGDPAHMTAVGHSYGSLTTGLALQEPGNHGITDAIFYGSPGIEATTPGELGVQPGHVFTMETPDDPIQWVYDGPKYGHATPLLPAIFWGSDVMGLGDFGPNPATNLNFTHLDTTAFITPDGRHLDAASGHSDYPRLGSNGELRTTGYNIAAVISGLAEQNAIHQR, from the coding sequence ATGGTGCTGATTTCTCAGTTGCGGGCGATGAAACCTGAGCTAGTCACCACCGCTGCCTACGATCTGGCGCAGGTCAAGGAATCATTCAAGGCGCAACTGGACACCATGAAGTACAACGTCCAGTCCGCCACTGCCGACTGGAAAGGCGAAGCCGCCGCCGCAGCATCAATCAAAACTTTGACCGAACATCTAGCGGGGACACACATCGTTGACGCCATCACCTCGCAGGAACAAGCCATCAAAGATGGAGTACGCGCGCTATCGAGCGCACGGACTAATGCACTCGGTACTGCCGACGATGCCATGGGGACTGGTTGCACCGTCTCCGATGACGGACACGTCAAAGCTCCGGACTTGAAATATGTGGTCACCGACCCCACCGCATATCTGTTGTTGCAGAACCAAGCCAACGAGAAGGCCAAAGCCTTTGAAGCACGCCTGATTCCAGCGCTGCATCTATTCGACGAGCTAGATACCGCCGCCGAGGCAGCTATCAACGGCGAAATCGCCGAAATGGAATCACTGATACGCGACCCAGACGCCACCCCCGCATCCACGTTGGCCGACGACATCCTCAACGGCAAGGCAAAGCCACCCGAGGACGCGAAAGCCTTTAAGGACTGGTGGAATTCGCTATCCGAAGGCGAGAAGAACGAGATGTACGTGCACGACCAGTACATCGGGAACAACGACAACATGCCCACTGTCGACAGAGACCGTTTCAACCGCATGAAACTTGACGACGAACTTGGTCGCGCTACCACCGCAGCCGCCCAAGTTGACGCGCTGAAAGCGCAGCACCCGGATTGGGCGGCAGGCAAGAACATTCCGGAAACCATGGTTGGCGGTATTTCTAAAGACCGTATGGATTACGAAGCTTGGCAAAGACAACTCGGCGATGCCACCCACCGCGCCAAATACCTACCCGACCTGCAAGCGACCGACAAAGCGGTGCGTGACAAGCCTGACCGCTACCTGATGGTCATGGACACCCAAGCTGGGCGACAAGCGCATGCCGCAGTGGCCAACGGGAATCCCGATACCGCCGATCACGTCTCCGTCACCACTCCCGGTATCAACACCACGGTCCGTGACGCGATCGGCGGCATGAGCGATGAAGGTATGAACCTGCGGAATGAGGCCGGTAAGCAGCTCGACCTCGCCGGTCGAAGCAACGAGTCAGTCGCGACCGTCGCGTGGATTGGATATGACCCGCCACAGATCAACGACAAACAAGGCCTTGGCGATAACGCAACAGGCGCTTGGGAAGTCATGCACGACGAACAAGCCAAAGACGGCGCGCGCAGTTTGGCCCGCTTCTATGACGGTCTAGCCAACACTCACCAAGGCGACCCCGCCCACATGACTGCCGTCGGACATTCCTACGGCTCCTTGACTACCGGACTCGCGTTGCAAGAACCCGGAAATCACGGCATCACCGATGCCATCTTCTATGGCTCACCTGGCATCGAAGCAACCACGCCCGGAGAACTCGGAGTTCAGCCTGGTCACGTCTTCACCATGGAAACCCCTGATGACCCTATCCAGTGGGTGTACGACGGGCCGAAATACGGTCACGCGACGCCACTACTACCAGCTATTTTCTGGGGCTCTGATGTCATGGGGCTCGGCGACTTTGGCCCCAACCCTGCCACCAATCTCAACTTCACCCATCTCGACACCACAGCCTTTATCACCCCGGATGGACGCCATCTCGACGCCGCGTCTGGGCATAGCGACTACCCTCGACTGGGAAGCAACGGTGAACTAAGAACCACCGGCTACAACATCGCTGCAGTAATCTCCGGGCTCGCCGAACAAAACGCAATTCACCAAAGGTAA
- a CDS encoding GAD-like domain-containing protein, whose protein sequence is MADEHFECFLQDLPFSIQGPACTDEHVRAYTGLVPDCLISYWREFGFSGFGKGAAWLVDPIEWKLTTEEIILDRVRHPRLGEDAQFIPFARSAFGKVWFWTPGYGMSLIVDMARGILYPKPQARDLSPSGLELTMHAFFGASTLDRFEFYDRDEQPMFERTHQHLGALQFDEVYGFAPGLLMGAPAIVDATHLFQIHVHMAFLRTAIGDDWHVVI, encoded by the coding sequence ATGGCCGATGAACACTTCGAGTGTTTCCTTCAGGATCTGCCGTTCTCGATTCAGGGCCCTGCATGCACAGACGAGCACGTGCGGGCATACACGGGACTCGTTCCCGACTGCCTCATCTCATACTGGCGAGAGTTTGGCTTCTCAGGATTCGGCAAAGGGGCTGCATGGCTTGTTGATCCGATCGAGTGGAAGCTGACCACCGAGGAGATAATTCTCGATCGAGTCCGGCACCCGAGGCTGGGCGAGGACGCACAGTTCATTCCGTTCGCCCGAAGCGCATTCGGAAAGGTTTGGTTCTGGACGCCCGGCTACGGCATGTCGCTCATCGTTGATATGGCGCGCGGAATCTTGTACCCGAAACCACAGGCGCGGGATCTATCACCAAGCGGCCTTGAGCTCACAATGCACGCGTTCTTCGGTGCATCCACCCTGGATCGATTCGAGTTCTACGATCGCGATGAGCAGCCCATGTTTGAACGGACCCACCAGCATCTCGGCGCACTTCAGTTCGATGAAGTGTACGGATTCGCACCCGGACTGCTAATGGGAGCGCCCGCGATCGTGGACGCCACTCACTTGTTCCAGATCCACGTCCATATGGCATTCCTCCGCACGGCAATCGGAGATGACTGGCACGTCGTAATCTGA
- a CDS encoding WXG100 family type VII secretion target, protein MGKHSAQPEDWYSRNHQNIYDIAQGFQSGKVGSLAQNVNGTADKLYEIMNTLGQNVQKILGNDWRGLAAQTGQEKCTEFFQKTDQGVIDKVRDIGKALPPVGSAMDAAKSSIQPPMSTETYRMGKTMGLSDSDMQKKAAEDQEHARYQMTSSFSQPAVDASGHVEDVSDPTQGTAGPAPVSTSNAGGGSGGGAVSKNLGQVDDQLKNLDGAGKTSPAFDRGMGEGQGAGQGQGAGAPSGGSGGGSGSGGPGSGSGAGGSGSGLGGRGVAALNDGYLTRPSSWMQDPLGRGNGSGGSGSASGGSLRGGLPPGANPGAGQPGSGGVNPSGISSSGVRGAGPMGMMGAGGAGHGKGGKDDEGEHKIPKFLVNMENTERLVGPIKPASPAVIGDWDAHEREDPDFRQ, encoded by the coding sequence ATGGGTAAGCATTCTGCGCAGCCTGAGGATTGGTATTCGCGTAACCATCAGAACATCTACGATATCGCGCAAGGGTTTCAAAGCGGCAAGGTCGGCTCGCTGGCGCAGAATGTGAATGGCACAGCCGACAAACTGTACGAGATCATGAACACGCTCGGGCAGAACGTCCAAAAGATTCTTGGCAATGATTGGCGCGGCTTGGCTGCTCAAACTGGGCAGGAAAAGTGTACCGAATTCTTCCAAAAGACGGATCAAGGGGTTATCGACAAGGTTCGCGACATCGGCAAGGCTTTGCCGCCGGTCGGGTCGGCGATGGATGCGGCCAAATCGTCTATCCAGCCACCGATGTCCACAGAAACATACCGGATGGGCAAGACGATGGGCTTGTCCGACAGCGACATGCAGAAGAAGGCTGCCGAGGATCAAGAGCACGCCCGCTATCAGATGACTAGCTCGTTCAGCCAGCCCGCCGTGGACGCCAGCGGCCATGTCGAGGATGTTTCGGACCCCACCCAGGGAACTGCAGGACCGGCGCCGGTCTCAACAAGCAATGCCGGTGGCGGCTCCGGTGGCGGCGCGGTGTCCAAAAACCTTGGGCAAGTTGATGATCAGCTCAAGAACCTCGATGGTGCGGGTAAGACCAGCCCGGCATTCGATCGGGGCATGGGCGAGGGTCAGGGCGCCGGTCAAGGGCAAGGCGCTGGTGCCCCTAGTGGAGGTTCTGGCGGTGGCAGCGGGTCCGGTGGTCCTGGAAGTGGTTCGGGCGCTGGCGGTTCCGGTAGTGGCCTCGGCGGGCGCGGTGTGGCGGCTCTCAACGATGGTTACCTGACCCGCCCGTCGTCATGGATGCAGGACCCGCTTGGCCGGGGCAACGGTAGCGGCGGTTCGGGTTCGGCCAGTGGCGGATCACTGCGTGGCGGTCTGCCTCCGGGTGCCAATCCCGGTGCCGGACAACCGGGCAGTGGCGGGGTAAATCCGAGCGGAATAAGCAGCTCGGGTGTGCGTGGTGCGGGCCCGATGGGCATGATGGGTGCTGGCGGCGCCGGTCACGGCAAGGGTGGCAAAGACGACGAGGGCGAACACAAGATCCCGAAATTCTTGGTCAATATGGAGAACACCGAACGCCTTGTCGGCCCCATCAAGCCCGCTTCGCCTGCGGTGATCGGGGACTGGGACGCCCACGAACGCGAAGACCCGGACTTTCGGCAATGA
- a CDS encoding DUF3558 family protein encodes MRAFLTVVVATGLCLVAAACSGDVTGTPVAGSSSATSSSLGAPGPLSGVSPPTTAAPNPNVTATKFDGCASVTDAEAGSWALDPASKVDLEGKLFSQNGRGCAWSGVPEGESHVPRWYLKVYAIDGSLSQWDKPVARYDRQEKITIGSRTGWLLHNVNQAICSVALPSQNGIATVQVDLNSELTKARYDQCPLAVQIATTVEPRIP; translated from the coding sequence ATGCGAGCCTTCCTGACGGTGGTCGTTGCTACCGGGTTGTGCCTAGTGGCGGCTGCATGCTCGGGTGACGTGACAGGCACGCCGGTAGCCGGATCGTCATCGGCCACTTCGTCATCCCTTGGCGCCCCGGGTCCGTTATCTGGAGTATCGCCGCCAACCACGGCGGCACCGAACCCCAACGTCACCGCGACGAAATTCGACGGTTGTGCCTCGGTCACTGATGCCGAAGCCGGGTCATGGGCGCTCGACCCGGCCAGCAAAGTAGATCTAGAGGGCAAGTTGTTCTCTCAGAACGGACGAGGCTGCGCGTGGAGCGGCGTACCAGAGGGGGAATCGCACGTTCCGCGCTGGTATTTGAAGGTGTACGCCATTGATGGGTCGTTGTCGCAGTGGGACAAGCCGGTCGCCCGTTATGACCGGCAGGAAAAGATCACGATTGGTTCGCGCACGGGGTGGCTTTTACACAATGTGAATCAGGCGATTTGTTCGGTGGCTCTACCGTCACAGAACGGGATCGCCACTGTGCAGGTCGATTTGAACAGCGAGTTGACCAAGGCGCGGTATGACCAGTGCCCGCTGGCGGTGCAGATCGCCACCACAGTTGAGCCGAGAATCCCGTAA
- a CDS encoding L,D-transpeptidase, with translation MTQGRPRLLVGARRRWVTALALPVVAMAVLGGCADATSKEPPKVIDKATPYADLLVPKLAMSVKDGAVGVPVDAPVTVTAGEGVLGTVTMVNSDGKEIAGEVGADGVTWSTTEPLGYDKQYTIKADARGLGGVARANASFRTHSPDNMTMPYVMPGDGEVVGIGQTVAIRFDESIPNRAAAEKAIKITTDPPVEGAFYWLNNREVRWRPEAFWEPGTSIDVKVNTYGVDLGNGVFGQDNVTSRFSIGDAIISRVDDNNKVVNVERNGEIIKTMPTSMGKDKAPTNNGTYIIGERFKDLIMDSSTYGVAVNSPDGYRTKVQYATQMSYSGIYVHAAPWSVGAQGRTNTSHGCLNVSTANAKWFYENTKRGDIVIVSNTVGPVLPVTDGLGDWNIPWSQWKAGNARN, from the coding sequence ATGACCCAGGGTCGTCCACGCCTGCTGGTTGGCGCGCGTCGGCGGTGGGTCACCGCGCTCGCACTCCCTGTTGTAGCCATGGCTGTGCTGGGCGGATGCGCGGACGCCACCTCCAAGGAACCGCCGAAAGTTATTGACAAGGCAACGCCTTACGCGGATCTGCTGGTCCCCAAGCTGGCGATGTCGGTCAAGGATGGAGCTGTCGGCGTCCCGGTCGATGCGCCCGTGACCGTGACCGCGGGCGAAGGCGTGCTCGGAACCGTCACCATGGTCAACTCCGATGGCAAAGAGATTGCCGGTGAGGTCGGTGCCGACGGTGTGACGTGGTCGACCACCGAGCCCCTCGGCTATGACAAGCAGTACACCATCAAGGCCGATGCCAGAGGCCTCGGAGGGGTAGCGCGCGCCAACGCATCGTTCCGCACTCATTCGCCGGACAACATGACGATGCCGTATGTCATGCCGGGTGATGGTGAGGTGGTCGGTATCGGTCAAACGGTCGCCATCCGGTTCGATGAGAGCATCCCGAATCGGGCGGCGGCGGAGAAGGCCATCAAGATCACCACCGACCCGCCCGTCGAGGGCGCGTTCTACTGGTTGAACAACCGCGAAGTGCGTTGGCGCCCAGAGGCATTTTGGGAGCCCGGAACGTCGATCGATGTGAAGGTCAACACCTATGGGGTGGACCTGGGCAACGGCGTCTTCGGGCAGGACAACGTGACGTCCCGCTTCTCCATCGGCGACGCGATCATCAGCCGCGTGGATGACAACAACAAGGTCGTCAACGTCGAGCGCAACGGCGAGATCATCAAGACGATGCCGACCTCGATGGGTAAGGACAAGGCGCCCACCAACAACGGCACATACATCATCGGCGAGCGGTTCAAGGATCTGATCATGGATTCCTCGACCTATGGTGTCGCGGTCAACTCGCCCGACGGCTACCGCACCAAGGTGCAGTACGCCACCCAGATGTCCTACAGCGGGATCTACGTGCACGCCGCACCGTGGTCCGTCGGCGCGCAGGGGCGCACCAACACCAGCCACGGCTGCCTGAACGTCAGCACCGCGAACGCGAAGTGGTTCTACGAGAACACCAAGCGCGGTGACATCGTGATCGTTTCCAACACGGTTGGCCCCGTTCTTCCTGTCACCGACGGGCTTGGCGACTGGAACATTCCTTGGTCCCAGTGGAAGGCCGGAAACGCCCGGAACTAG
- a CDS encoding DivIVA domain-containing protein — translation MTATTTNESTRNFTRTRNGYDPIEVNEYISRLTIMHQSGLNDVETLKSRLEDATKQIGSLKDEVSNLSDTSPSAHAMTDRMAKMLRIAVDEVSEMQNEARTESAALVASAKSDAEAMRTKHKEMLADMAARQSALETEYTEVMARAREEANQIVAQAVSESERLRAAETKRREKAETELDEELTKLRTETQSAVDEQRRGTQAECEKRLADAKEEADRRLRLADEQIERRLDQARRSVEEVGQQRISILEQLMSVHGKLESIPSILESAYRDRDNSKSIIMVPSKRVLDQKVIEG, via the coding sequence GTGACCGCGACCACCACCAACGAGTCCACTCGGAACTTCACCCGCACCCGCAACGGGTACGACCCCATTGAGGTGAACGAGTACATCAGCCGGCTGACGATCATGCACCAGTCCGGGCTGAACGACGTCGAGACGCTCAAGAGCCGACTTGAGGACGCCACCAAGCAGATCGGCTCACTCAAGGATGAGGTGTCCAACCTCAGCGACACCTCCCCCTCGGCGCACGCCATGACCGACAGGATGGCCAAGATGCTGCGCATCGCGGTCGACGAGGTCTCCGAGATGCAGAATGAGGCGCGCACCGAGTCCGCAGCCCTGGTTGCCTCGGCCAAGTCCGACGCGGAGGCCATGCGCACCAAGCACAAAGAAATGCTGGCCGACATGGCGGCCCGGCAGAGCGCGTTGGAGACCGAATACACCGAGGTGATGGCCCGCGCCCGCGAGGAAGCCAATCAGATTGTCGCCCAGGCCGTCAGCGAGTCCGAGCGGCTGCGTGCCGCCGAGACCAAGCGGCGCGAAAAGGCGGAAACCGAACTGGACGAGGAGCTGACCAAGCTGCGGACGGAGACCCAGTCAGCCGTCGACGAGCAGCGGCGCGGAACCCAGGCCGAGTGCGAGAAGCGCCTTGCCGACGCCAAGGAAGAAGCTGACCGCCGCCTGCGTCTGGCCGACGAGCAGATCGAGCGCCGCCTGGACCAGGCCCGCCGCTCCGTGGAAGAGGTTGGCCAGCAGCGCATCTCAATTCTGGAGCAGCTGATGAGCGTGCACGGCAAGCTCGAGAGCATCCCGTCCATCCTGGAGTCGGCCTACCGCGATCGTGACAACTCCAAGTCGATCATCATGGTGCCGTCCAAGCGGGTCCTCGACCAGAAGGTCATAGAAGGCTAG
- a CDS encoding DUF2834 domain-containing protein gives MRTDRSHGILLATTLIAFVIQNSIAWPYASKHGLRKAAADFFKPPSKAPLPAIRFIYSDTYLMGTAFQAWAFSEARRLGILRWWAASVLVTFGVGAGTAVPFFLLVRDTAAARSHPRR, from the coding sequence ATGAGAACAGACCGAAGTCACGGGATCCTCCTTGCGACCACCCTCATCGCCTTTGTCATACAGAACTCGATCGCATGGCCATATGCCAGTAAGCATGGGCTGCGGAAAGCAGCAGCGGACTTCTTCAAGCCGCCGAGCAAGGCGCCATTGCCCGCCATCCGGTTCATTTACTCCGATACCTATCTGATGGGTACTGCGTTTCAGGCCTGGGCGTTCTCCGAAGCCCGTCGGCTCGGCATTCTCCGGTGGTGGGCGGCCTCCGTCCTGGTGACATTCGGCGTCGGAGCGGGCACCGCGGTTCCGTTCTTCCTCCTGGTCCGCGATACGGCCGCGGCACGATCACACCCCCGCCGCTAG